In Helicobacter mastomyrinus, the sequence ATCGAGGAGCTTGCCATAAGCCCAGCGATACTTCTCCAAATTATCATCACCAAGCCAAGTAGCAAAATAAAAACAATACTTCCACGCCAAGCCTTTGTATTTATGGTTAATCCCAACCCATAAGGCTTTTTGCGTAGGTAGTGAGTTTATCTTGATAGCTTTGCGGGGCAAGATTCTGTATTGAAAGCTCACTGATAAAGCGCACAAAGTAGCTTCCCGCGACTACAATATCGACTTTTCCCTCTAAACTTGCCACTTGAGCGTGAGAGTTTATTCCAAATCCTAGTGCGATAGGCTTTTTGCAATGTTTTTTCACATCGGCAAGATAGCGAAAAAAGGCTTGATCTAACTCTGTTTTATCCCCTGTGATTCCTGATCTAGCAACTACATACACGATTTCATCACTCACTTTAGCAATCTTTTTCATACGTGCAATAGGCGTTTTAGGCGTGATGAGGCAGATAATAGCGATATGATGTTTTTTTGCTAAAGTGCGGAGATTCTCATCAGATTCTATGGGCAAATCAGGCACGAGTATCCCAAATACACCACATTTTTTCGCCTCTTTGATAAATTTTTCCATACCAGAGTGAAATATCAAGTTTGCATACGTTACGATAATAAGCTTTGTAGGCGAATCTTGGAGCTGTGAGAGGCGATTTGAAAGTGTGGAGAGTAGCTCAAATCCTGCAGAGAGTGTGAATCCATCCGCTATACTCTTATCACAAGCTTCCTCTATTACCACACCATCGGCATTAGGGTCAGAAAATGGAAATTGCACTTCTAAATAACTCGCCCCCGCTAGAGAAATCCCAAGTGCAGCATACAGGCTAGATTCCATATTAGGATACCCTGCAATAATATGCCCCATTAGCTTTGTCATATCTTTTTGCTTCGCATTTTCACACATAGTAGCCCTCAAAATGAAGTAAAACACACATTGTAGCATATTTTAGCGGCACATTTTGCAGAAAAACTGCGAGCATTTAAAGTAAATCTCATATATTTTTCCTTAGAATCTGGGGAATTTTTTACAAAGGGTATGTGAATGGCAAAAATATTTACAAAATCTAAAAAGGGCTATTTTGGCGAGGGAAAAAATGGTGTCCACGCCTTTGGTGGGCAGTATATCCCCGAGATTTTGCTTCCTGCATTTAAGGAACTAGAAAGCGCGTATCGCGATATTTTTACCAGTAAGGCGTATAAAAAAGAGTTAAAATTTTTGCTTAAAAACTTTGTAGGACGCCCTACACCGCTTATTTATGCGCAAAATAGCTCAAAAGTCCTCAAAAATAATATTTATTTGAAGTTTGAAGGCTTGGCAAACACAGGAGCACATAAGATTAATAACGCGCTAGGACAGGCGCTTCTAGCAAAATATATGGGAAAAAAGCGTGTGATAGCCGAGACAGGAGCAGGGCAGCACGGATTAGCCACAGCAGCAGCTTGTGCGAGGCTCGGGCTTGAATGCGATATTTTTATGGGTGAAATTGATGTCGCGCGGCAGTATCCTAATGTCTTTAATATGGAGCTTTTCGGGGCACGAGTGCATAGTGTGAGTAGCGGGAGCAAGACGCTTAAAGATGCGGTGAATGAGACATTACGCGAGTGGAGCAAGAGAAGCGAGGATACATTTTATGTATTAGGCAGTGCGCTGGGTCCCTATCCATACCCTGATATGGTACGGGAGCTGCAAAGTGTGATAAGCAAGGAGCTCAAAAAGCAGACAAAAAAATATTTTAGTGGATTACCTGATGTAATGGTAGCGTGTGTAGGCGGTGGAAGCAACTCAATGGGCTTTTTTACGCATTATCTTATGGATAAAAATGTCCGTTTAATCGGCGTTGAGGGCGGTGGCATAGGCGAGGGGAGAGGGGCAAATGCTAAGAGGATTCATAATATTCACGCGAGTGAGGGTATCGCACAGGGCTATAAAAGCCTCTTTTTGCAGGATAAAGACGGGCAGCTTAGTCAAACACATTCTATTTCTGCAGGGCTAGATTATGCGGGTATAGGTCCGCAGCTCGCACATTTAGCGGAGATTGGACGGGTAGAATTTACCTCTGCTTTGGATAAAGAGGCGATTGAGGCTTGTCAATTCTTTGCTAAAAATGAAGGCATTATCCCCGCTTTAGAATCTAGTCACGCCCTCGCAGCAACTATCAAAATCTGCAAGAATCTTAAAAATAAAAATATCATTGTGAATGTCTCCGGGCGCGGTGATAAGGATATTTTCATCACAACAAAGGCTATCAATAGGGCAAAATGGAAGGGCTTTTTACAAGCAGAGCTCACACGGATTGACAAAGGGTAGTAGCAAAACTCGCTTTGATAGCCAAGATAAGATTTTGCCATAAGTTATTCTCTTTAGATTCACTATTCTAAATTTTTTCTTTTTTTATAAGGGGGAGGGGCTTGAATTGCGAAGTCGCTCCCTCCCCCTTATAAATCCCCCACCCCTACGACGCTTTAAGAGGTATGCACTATCGTGCCTATTTTATTTTTATATGAGTGAGGATATACCTCACTTATGGGGAGAAAAATAGACTAGAGAACCTATACCTAAAGAAACTTCGTTTTGCAGGGCTTCACTCTGTAAAACAAAACCTTTTACCCTTGCGAGATTTCATCTGAAGAAGCTTTGCTTTACAAGTATGGATTGGCACTTCGTGCGAATGCAGCAGCTTTAGCTGCAATAGCAAAGGCATAATAGACAAGGTAGATAGACAATCATAAAGCTGTTAAAAGCTATATCGCAGCTCTGCATAGTAGCTTCTGCCAAATCCCGGATAGTAGTTTGGAAACACTTGATAAGTGCTATACCAAGAATCAAGCAGATTTCGAACGCCCACATTTACCTTTATATCTTTTATACCATACATAAGCCCTAAATCGCTTAGCACATAGCCATTTTTATTCATTGTCTTGCTTGTGGAATCGATACTTTGGGAAAAATAGGCATTGTTTAAAAAGAGCGTGAGAAATTGATTTGAAGCCCTAAAAATATCGCCCTCGATGTTAAAAGTGAGCTTTAAGCTTGGCACATAAGGGACATTCTTGCCTTTGAGTGCGGCAGTAGCACCATTTGATTTGAAAATATTTGTCCATATATAGCTTACCCCCTCACTTAGCCTAAGCCATTCAGTCGCAAAAAGTCTTTGACTTGCGATGAATTCTAGCCCCGCACGTTGCGTCTGCCCGAGATTACTATATGTATAAGCCGTGCCGTGTTGGATTTGATTTACAAAAATCTCATCAAAGGTATGTGTATAGAAAAGTGCAGCTTGCAAATAACTAAAGCTTGGCTCATCTTTAAAGCCTATTTCGCCTGTGAGGTATCGCTCTGGTCTCACGCCATTAGCTTCATTGAGATAGATTCCACCGCTTGGTCGCCCACTATTTGTGCTTGAATTAGGGTCTGCATTAATCATTTGATATGCACTAGGACTTATGAATCCTAGCTCCGCCTTAGCATAGATATTGCCCGTATCGCTGTATTTCAAGTTAGGCGTAATCTCTGCGGCATAGCCTAATCGCTGTCTGTGTAGGCTAAATTTTTCGTTTTGATTTAAGCTTGGATACATTGTAGGCATAGAATTGCATAACATACCACTGCACACACTCGCATACTCTTGATTATTATCTGTCCAATAGTTTGAATACTCCACTCTCGCTCCCGCACTTAAGTCAAATCTCTCGCTAAAAGCATAGGTATCATAGACATAGAGTGAGTTAGAAAGCTTTAGTGCAGTGTTATTCACATCTGCCGCATAGTCGTATATCGTGGGAGTTTGTCCTGCGGGAATAGTAATGATATGGTCGGTTAGATTCCGCCTTTGAGAATACTCTAGCACATTATCAAGCCCTACAATCAAAGTGTTGTTTTGTGTGCTGTGCTTAAGCTTGAGATTTAAGCCCCCGCCGTGATTTTGGAATCCTGCCTTGCCTCCACTGCCATTATTAACAAACATCCCACTTATATAACTATCTTTGGTATATCTTAATAAGGAGAATTGGCAAAAAGCTAGCGCGTCAAAGCTAAGGCTCTCGCTAAATTTTTGTGTGTAATTGAGTGAAGTTTGCAAGGCGTCTGTCTCTGTTCTGTATGTATCGGCGTGAGGGAGATTACGCTCATTTTTTAGCTCATTTCTGCCCTTATCTGGGAAATAAGTAATGTTTTGCCCCATTCGCGTAGAATTAGCTAAGGCAAAATATGCGCGTGGATAGCTCCGCCATAAATGCGAATAGTTGATGTTAAAATCAAGCTTGCTTGATTCTGTTGGGGTATAGAGGGCTTGAAAGGCAACATAGGTATTTGTAGTATTGTCATTTTCAAAGGCTTTTACGGAGTTATCCAATGAAGCGGTATTGCGTGCGCCGGGGGTGTAGCTTCCGCTCACATCACCACGGATAAAGAGACTATCGCTTACCCTCTTTCCTGCCGCTAAGCTAAGACTTCCTCCTTGCAGCCCCAAAGCCTCGCCGCTTGTGCCTTTTAGCACCAATCGCACAAAATCTTTACTCGGGGCTTTAGTAACGATATTCACCACCCCTCCTCGTGTGCCATTCCCATAGACGACAGCTCCCCCTCCGGGAATCACCTCAATACTTTGAATGTCCTCTATGTCGATATTATTATAAGGTGGCACACCGTGGCTGGTATCCAGCAGGGAGATAGGCACACGATTAAGCAAAATTTTCACTGCACGATTGGCATCAGCTCCCTGCCCTCTTAAATCGATATTTCGCCCAAAGCCAGAATCACTAAAGGTGATAAGCGGCTGATATTGCAAAGCTTGTTCCAAGCTTTGATAGCCCTTATTTTCTAAATCCTCTTTTTCAATGAACAAAATATTTTTCGGCTCATCTTTAAGCGGTAAGTCAAAACCGGTAGCAGAAGTGATAATAGCATTGAGTTTTTTATTTTGTGTAAGTTGAGATTGAGAATCTTCTAATTCCTCCGCAAAACCAACAAAACCTAAAGTAGTCAATGCTAATGTGTAAAAGAAGAGTTTATAATGCTTTTTAGAAAAGATTAATGGGGGGGGGGGCATAAGAAATATATTCATAGCAAATCCTTTTTGAAAATTAAAATATTATAATAATTATTACTATAATATGTTAAAAACGATTTGTATCATAAGCATTATTAAAATATTCTTAAAGAAAAGCTATATCTTTAGCCCAATCAAGCAGAGCCAATATTATGCTAATTTCGAGATATATCTAAGCAAAGTGGGGCGTTTATGCTCTATCTCCTCGTTTAATACTTTCATAAGAAGCATTTGCAGCACCTCTCCTATTCTCTTACCCCTCATTCCTCTATCTAGCAAATCATCGCCATTAATGCAGAGTTCTGCAATACTTAAAGGCAGGTTAGAATCTAAAATCGCATTAAAGCCTTCCCTAAATTGCTCCAAAAGCTCCATATCCACCTTTTGCGCCGCCTTTATCATAAGTATATCGCTAATTAAACGCTCGCCGCTCACATTTTGCCCCTTATCTCTCCCACCAAGATTCGCAATCAATATTTTTAGCTCCTGTGCACTCATACCTAAAGGCATTTCATAAAGCCTAAGCAATGCCAACACATACTCCCTCGTCTTATTATCAAACTTTAAAGCCCTTAAAATACCATCGGCACAAGCCTTGCAAGGATACAAAAAACAAGCCCATTTAACCCTTACCTCGCACCCGCACAAAGATTCAAAAACACTAAAATCACTTTGAGGCGGGATTTGCGGGATCATTATTACAAAAAGTGATATATACTCACTTAGCACATCTTGCGCATAAGCCCCACACAAAAGCTTAGATAGCTCCACACGTATGCGCTCCTTTGCTACTTTTTTTAGCGACACAGCGCATTCATATAATGCCGCCTTTGTGTGGGATTCTATCCCAAAACCAAGAGTTGCACTAAAGCGTAAAGCCCTTAGAATCCGCAAGGCATCTTCACTGAAACGCTCCATAGGATTCCCCACGCAAACAATTTGTTTGTGCAATATATCCTCTATGCCGCCAACCATATCTATTAACCCCTTGTGCGGTGTATAAGCAAGGGCGTTTATGCTAAAATCCCGCCGATTCACGTCTGCCAAAAGAGAAGTGCTAAAATATACAGAATCCGGGCTACGCGCATTACTATAATGCCCATCAACACGGAAGGTAGTAACCTCATAGCTACAAGATTCTATAATAACACTAATCGTGCCATACTTTAAGCCTGTGGGGATAGTATGAGGAAAGAGTGCCATTATCTCTTGCGGGAGCGCTGAAGTAGCGATGTCATAGTCATTTGGCAAAGTAAGAGAATGCCCCATCTCGCACAAAATCATATCGCGCACACAGCCACCTACGATATACCCCTCATATCCCGCATTTTGCAAGGTTTGCAAGATATAAAGCACAGAATCAGGCAATGTGGGCTTAAAAATAGCGGGATCAAAGGTATTCATTAGCGCATTTTTAATTGCGGTGGTGGGCTTTGCCTTGGGGAATAATATGAACCTCCTCTATTGTCAGCATTTGTTGAACTGCCCAACAATCCACCAAGCAATGCCCCAAAAAACGCGCTCATACCTCCGCCGGGATTTGAGCTACCATACACCACGCCGCCATTTGCATATATATTCCTATTATGAGCAGCGATTCTAGCGGCTTCTTCTTTAGCTTGTTGTTCTTTTGCTTTTTGTCTTGCTTCCTCCCTTAAGGCATAAGAGCGCGA encodes:
- the trpA gene encoding tryptophan synthase subunit alpha → MCENAKQKDMTKLMGHIIAGYPNMESSLYAALGISLAGASYLEVQFPFSDPNADGVVIEEACDKSIADGFTLSAGFELLSTLSNRLSQLQDSPTKLIIVTYANLIFHSGMEKFIKEAKKCGVFGILVPDLPIESDENLRTLAKKHHIAIICLITPKTPIARMKKIAKVSDEIVYVVARSGITGDKTELDQAFFRYLADVKKHCKKPIALGFGINSHAQVASLEGKVDIVVAGSYFVRFISELSIQNLAPQSYQDKLTTYAKSLMGWD
- the trpB gene encoding tryptophan synthase subunit beta — translated: MAKIFTKSKKGYFGEGKNGVHAFGGQYIPEILLPAFKELESAYRDIFTSKAYKKELKFLLKNFVGRPTPLIYAQNSSKVLKNNIYLKFEGLANTGAHKINNALGQALLAKYMGKKRVIAETGAGQHGLATAAACARLGLECDIFMGEIDVARQYPNVFNMELFGARVHSVSSGSKTLKDAVNETLREWSKRSEDTFYVLGSALGPYPYPDMVRELQSVISKELKKQTKKYFSGLPDVMVACVGGGSNSMGFFTHYLMDKNVRLIGVEGGGIGEGRGANAKRIHNIHASEGIAQGYKSLFLQDKDGQLSQTHSISAGLDYAGIGPQLAHLAEIGRVEFTSALDKEAIEACQFFAKNEGIIPALESSHALAATIKICKNLKNKNIIVNVSGRGDKDIFITTKAINRAKWKGFLQAELTRIDKG
- a CDS encoding TonB-dependent receptor, with protein sequence MNIFLMPPPPLIFSKKHYKLFFYTLALTTLGFVGFAEELEDSQSQLTQNKKLNAIITSATGFDLPLKDEPKNILFIEKEDLENKGYQSLEQALQYQPLITFSDSGFGRNIDLRGQGADANRAVKILLNRVPISLLDTSHGVPPYNNIDIEDIQSIEVIPGGGAVVYGNGTRGGVVNIVTKAPSKDFVRLVLKGTSGEALGLQGGSLSLAAGKRVSDSLFIRGDVSGSYTPGARNTASLDNSVKAFENDNTTNTYVAFQALYTPTESSKLDFNINYSHLWRSYPRAYFALANSTRMGQNITYFPDKGRNELKNERNLPHADTYRTETDALQTSLNYTQKFSESLSFDALAFCQFSLLRYTKDSYISGMFVNNGSGGKAGFQNHGGGLNLKLKHSTQNNTLIVGLDNVLEYSQRRNLTDHIITIPAGQTPTIYDYAADVNNTALKLSNSLYVYDTYAFSERFDLSAGARVEYSNYWTDNNQEYASVCSGMLCNSMPTMYPSLNQNEKFSLHRQRLGYAAEITPNLKYSDTGNIYAKAELGFISPSAYQMINADPNSSTNSGRPSGGIYLNEANGVRPERYLTGEIGFKDEPSFSYLQAALFYTHTFDEIFVNQIQHGTAYTYSNLGQTQRAGLEFIASQRLFATEWLRLSEGVSYIWTNIFKSNGATAALKGKNVPYVPSLKLTFNIEGDIFRASNQFLTLFLNNAYFSQSIDSTSKTMNKNGYVLSDLGLMYGIKDIKVNVGVRNLLDSWYSTYQVFPNYYPGFGRSYYAELRYSF
- a CDS encoding [cytidine(C)-cytidine(C)-adenosine (A)]-adding enzyme gives rise to the protein MNTFDPAIFKPTLPDSVLYILQTLQNAGYEGYIVGGCVRDMILCEMGHSLTLPNDYDIATSALPQEIMALFPHTIPTGLKYGTISVIIESCSYEVTTFRVDGHYSNARSPDSVYFSTSLLADVNRRDFSINALAYTPHKGLIDMVGGIEDILHKQIVCVGNPMERFSEDALRILRALRFSATLGFGIESHTKAALYECAVSLKKVAKERIRVELSKLLCGAYAQDVLSEYISLFVIMIPQIPPQSDFSVFESLCGCEVRVKWACFLYPCKACADGILRALKFDNKTREYVLALLRLYEMPLGMSAQELKILIANLGGRDKGQNVSGERLISDILMIKAAQKVDMELLEQFREGFNAILDSNLPLSIAELCINGDDLLDRGMRGKRIGEVLQMLLMKVLNEEIEHKRPTLLRYISKLA